A window from Zingiber officinale cultivar Zhangliang chromosome 7A, Zo_v1.1, whole genome shotgun sequence encodes these proteins:
- the LOC122002723 gene encoding uncharacterized protein At1g76660-like isoform X1 — MAENSNGGPESIRDVGESPAESINAVEATDIMSVEPRLLPQERQSRWGGCFCGLTCFGSQKRGKRIVPASQIPDVNASSSRINGHQSAGISSENTTLNLSILAPPSSPASFTNSRLPSTAQSPNCFLSMSANSPGGPSLTMFATGPYAHETQLVSPPVFSTFTTEPSTAPLTPPPELAHLTTPSSPDVPFARFLLSSLDIRSAVKGNGVPYLSSNYAVGSYVQADYPIYPGSPSSSLISPASGTPRTGLSSPFPESGTPRQWDASASAQDSPCFRNGVSKLFGHNSATTRDFILCPDSSFFYPATSAQFHLDQALQTVAHTGGRLSVSKEADAYSSGGNRHSKACKQDVEEIEAYRASFGFSADEIITTQHYVEVSDTLEESFTMSLLSNSQTGNKHCPTNGCNEYDKKVSNSLDPISSKQLTAPLEGGVDCESDHGRMQAGPKLNKHSQDTSPLVYENTGTDGGEGRKCRAPADHQLYKRAQSFSDAEVDYRRARSLRETNAILAWHDMLN; from the exons ATGGCGGAAAATAGCAATGGCGGCCCTGAAAGCATCAGGGATGTCGGAGAGAGTCCTGCGGAGTCGATTAATGCCGTGGAGGCCACTGACATTATGTCCGTGGAACCTAGGCTCCTTCCTCAGGAGAGG CAGAGTAGATGGGGAGGTTGCTTCTGTGGATTGACATGTTTTGGGTCACAAAAGAGAGGTAAACGAATAGTTCCAGCATCCCAAATTCCAGATGTGAATGCATCATCTAGTCGTATAAATGGCCATCAGTCTGCTGGAATCTCCAGTGAAAACACAACTCTGAACTTATCTATTCTTGCCCCACCTTCATCTCCAGCTTCTTTCACAAACTCTCGACTCCCTTCCACAGCCCAATCACCAAATTGTTTCTTGTCCATGTCAGCTAATTCTCCTGGAGGACCATCATTAACCATGTTTGCAACTGGCCCATATGCTCATGAAACTCAATTGGTCTCACCTCCTGTGTTCTCTACCTTTACAACAGAACCTTCAACTGCGCCATTGACCCCTCCACCTGAACTTGCTCACCTTACAACTCCATCATCCCCAGATGTTCCTTTTGCACGGTTTCTTCTCTCATCTCTGGATATTAGAAGTGCTGTGAAAGGGAATGGAGTGCCTTATTTGTCATCTAATTATGCTGTTGGAAGTTATGTCCAAGCAGATTATCCAATTTATCCTGGAAGTCCTTCTAGTAGTCTTATATCACCTGCTTCTGGAACTCCACGAACTGGTCTATCATCTCCTTTCCCTGAGAGTGGTACTCCCAGACAGTGGGATGCTTCTGCATCTGCACAGGACTCACCATGTTTCAGAAATGGGGTATCAAAGTTGTTTGGACATAATTCAGCTACAACCAGAGATTTTATTCTGTGTCCGGACTCCAGCTTTTTCTATCCTGCAACATCTGCACAGTTTCACTTGGACCAGGCACTGCAAACGGTTGCTCACACTGGTGGGAGACTTAGTGTTTCCAAGGAAGCAGATGCTTATTCCAGTGGTGGAAACAGACACAGTAAAGCTTGCAAACAGGATGTAGAAGAGATTGAAGCTTACAGAGCATCATTTGGATTCAGTGCAGATGAAATCATCACAACACAACATTATGTTGAGGTATCAGATACTTTAGAAGAGTCCTTTACCATGTCTCTGCTTTCAAATAGTCAAACTGGAAATAAGCACTGCCCTACTAATGGATGCAATGAGTACGATAAAAAGGTCTCTAACTCACTTGATCCTATAAGTTCCAAGCAACTGACAGCTCCGCTTGAAGGTGGAGTTGATTGTGAATCTGATCACGGAAGGATGCAAGCAG GTCCTAAGCTAAACAAACATTCACAAGATACCTCTCCTTTAGTTTATGAGAACACTGGCACAGATGGTGGTGAAGGAAGAAAGTGTAGGGCGCCAGCAGATCACCAGCTTTATAAGCGAGCACAGTCGTTCTCTGATGCAGAAGTTGATTATAGAAGAGCTAGAAGTTTGAGAGAAACCAACGCCATACTGGCCTGGCACGACATGCTGAATTAG
- the LOC122002723 gene encoding uncharacterized protein At1g76660-like isoform X2, whose product MAENSNGGPESIRDVGESPAESINAVEATDIMSVEPRLLPQERSRWGGCFCGLTCFGSQKRGKRIVPASQIPDVNASSSRINGHQSAGISSENTTLNLSILAPPSSPASFTNSRLPSTAQSPNCFLSMSANSPGGPSLTMFATGPYAHETQLVSPPVFSTFTTEPSTAPLTPPPELAHLTTPSSPDVPFARFLLSSLDIRSAVKGNGVPYLSSNYAVGSYVQADYPIYPGSPSSSLISPASGTPRTGLSSPFPESGTPRQWDASASAQDSPCFRNGVSKLFGHNSATTRDFILCPDSSFFYPATSAQFHLDQALQTVAHTGGRLSVSKEADAYSSGGNRHSKACKQDVEEIEAYRASFGFSADEIITTQHYVEVSDTLEESFTMSLLSNSQTGNKHCPTNGCNEYDKKVSNSLDPISSKQLTAPLEGGVDCESDHGRMQAGPKLNKHSQDTSPLVYENTGTDGGEGRKCRAPADHQLYKRAQSFSDAEVDYRRARSLRETNAILAWHDMLN is encoded by the exons ATGGCGGAAAATAGCAATGGCGGCCCTGAAAGCATCAGGGATGTCGGAGAGAGTCCTGCGGAGTCGATTAATGCCGTGGAGGCCACTGACATTATGTCCGTGGAACCTAGGCTCCTTCCTCAGGAGAGG AGTAGATGGGGAGGTTGCTTCTGTGGATTGACATGTTTTGGGTCACAAAAGAGAGGTAAACGAATAGTTCCAGCATCCCAAATTCCAGATGTGAATGCATCATCTAGTCGTATAAATGGCCATCAGTCTGCTGGAATCTCCAGTGAAAACACAACTCTGAACTTATCTATTCTTGCCCCACCTTCATCTCCAGCTTCTTTCACAAACTCTCGACTCCCTTCCACAGCCCAATCACCAAATTGTTTCTTGTCCATGTCAGCTAATTCTCCTGGAGGACCATCATTAACCATGTTTGCAACTGGCCCATATGCTCATGAAACTCAATTGGTCTCACCTCCTGTGTTCTCTACCTTTACAACAGAACCTTCAACTGCGCCATTGACCCCTCCACCTGAACTTGCTCACCTTACAACTCCATCATCCCCAGATGTTCCTTTTGCACGGTTTCTTCTCTCATCTCTGGATATTAGAAGTGCTGTGAAAGGGAATGGAGTGCCTTATTTGTCATCTAATTATGCTGTTGGAAGTTATGTCCAAGCAGATTATCCAATTTATCCTGGAAGTCCTTCTAGTAGTCTTATATCACCTGCTTCTGGAACTCCACGAACTGGTCTATCATCTCCTTTCCCTGAGAGTGGTACTCCCAGACAGTGGGATGCTTCTGCATCTGCACAGGACTCACCATGTTTCAGAAATGGGGTATCAAAGTTGTTTGGACATAATTCAGCTACAACCAGAGATTTTATTCTGTGTCCGGACTCCAGCTTTTTCTATCCTGCAACATCTGCACAGTTTCACTTGGACCAGGCACTGCAAACGGTTGCTCACACTGGTGGGAGACTTAGTGTTTCCAAGGAAGCAGATGCTTATTCCAGTGGTGGAAACAGACACAGTAAAGCTTGCAAACAGGATGTAGAAGAGATTGAAGCTTACAGAGCATCATTTGGATTCAGTGCAGATGAAATCATCACAACACAACATTATGTTGAGGTATCAGATACTTTAGAAGAGTCCTTTACCATGTCTCTGCTTTCAAATAGTCAAACTGGAAATAAGCACTGCCCTACTAATGGATGCAATGAGTACGATAAAAAGGTCTCTAACTCACTTGATCCTATAAGTTCCAAGCAACTGACAGCTCCGCTTGAAGGTGGAGTTGATTGTGAATCTGATCACGGAAGGATGCAAGCAG GTCCTAAGCTAAACAAACATTCACAAGATACCTCTCCTTTAGTTTATGAGAACACTGGCACAGATGGTGGTGAAGGAAGAAAGTGTAGGGCGCCAGCAGATCACCAGCTTTATAAGCGAGCACAGTCGTTCTCTGATGCAGAAGTTGATTATAGAAGAGCTAGAAGTTTGAGAGAAACCAACGCCATACTGGCCTGGCACGACATGCTGAATTAG